The DNA sequence GGTCGGCGTCGACCCGGGCAGTGCCGTTGACCTCTGGTCGGGGGAGTCGGTGATCGCCGATGACGCAGTGCTGCCGCTGGAGGTCGCATCGCACGGGGTGCGGCTGCTCCGCTTCGCTCGCTGACCGGCCCCCTGCTCACCTGCCGGCCCGGAGCGCCTTCCTGGTCGTCAGCACGTCGACGATGGTCTTGATCACCATCAGGATCAGCACGATGAGCACGCCGTCGCCTTGCGCCCCCTCCGGCAGCCGGGCGAGCACCGGAGCCAGCGCCTCCTTGAGCTGAGCCAGACGTTCCGAGTGGGCGACGCCGCCCATGGTGACCATGAAGGCCAGGATCACCGCCAGGTGCAGCACGATGATCCGCGGATACGGGGCCATCATGGCCGCCCCGGGGGAGACCCGCTCGCGCTGGCCCCCTCGACCGAACCAGGTGGTCAGCGTCTCGACCAGATAGCGGATCATGATCAGGATCGCTGGGAAACCGAAGAACCAGAAGTTCAGCTCGACCCCGACGCGGAACGCCACGATGCTGGTGAACACGCCGTGCACCAGGCAGAAGATCCCGTAGTGCAGGCAGAAGAACGGCGCCAGGGCCGCCGAGGTGGGCTGGCGCGGCACGCCGTTGACCGTGAAGTTGGTGACTCCCGACCCGCCGGTACCGCGCGCCGAGGCGACCTTGATCAGGCTCCAGAATCCGATGATCACGTTCTCGACCCAGAACAGGGCGAAGATGTTCCCGGCCGGCCAACCGAACACCACAACGCCGACAATGCTGACCAGGTTCATCACCACCGAGAGCGCGATCGGCAGCCACAGCGTGTCGGCACCGCCTTCGGGTGCGGGCGGTGCGGGCGC is a window from the Microlunatus panaciterrae genome containing:
- a CDS encoding DUF6498-containing protein, translating into MTPLSERYPTNQLPAYGAGAQDGHPVGNPFLGGAPTSGAPAPPAPEGGADTLWLPIALSVVMNLVSIVGVVVFGWPAGNIFALFWVENVIIGFWSLIKVASARGTGGSGVTNFTVNGVPRQPTSAALAPFFCLHYGIFCLVHGVFTSIVAFRVGVELNFWFFGFPAILIMIRYLVETLTTWFGRGGQRERVSPGAAMMAPYPRIIVLHLAVILAFMVTMGGVAHSERLAQLKEALAPVLARLPEGAQGDGVLIVLILMVIKTIVDVLTTRKALRAGR